Sequence from the Drosophila subpulchrella strain 33 F10 #4 breed RU33 chromosome 3R, RU_Dsub_v1.1 Primary Assembly, whole genome shotgun sequence genome:
AGAAGACAGTTGCACATACGATATTGCCATGTCGCAGACTATGCCACCAGAAAACCTAAGCGTGAGTAGTCAACAGCAACCTAATACAATTTTGGACCAAAAGAGGACTCCTTGCAGACCCGCCTGTTGACGGTGCTCAACCTACCGCTGTTTGATCGCGTGCACGAGCTGAGCATCCTGTTCGACCGCTGCTCCCTGCGCCAAATCCAGGAGATATTCCCCCACGTAGTGCACTCCATATTCGGGATCAATGGCAATCCGCTGGGCTGGGGCCTGCGGACGACGACGCTGGAGAACAACCCGCTGCACTTCCAGACGCTGCACCACTTCTTCGGCGTTTGCGGTCCCTGGATGCACCTTTGCCACCGCCTGCTCCTGGATCAGTACAAATTCGATCTGGACATCAATCTGCTGCCGGTGAGTGGAGGTCATAGCTACAGCCCCTTTCCCCCCATATAATTCGTCCCCTTTCAGGCCAAGTTCGTTAGCATGCTGCAGTCTGGTCAGAATCCCCAGTTCTATGCGGAACTCATCAACATTGACGCTATGATGCACCAAGTGGCCACTCTCTCGCTAAACGCCTTCGACTTCTACGTGATCCACTTCGTTCTGTACGCCCTGCAGCCGCTGCACTCCATCAATCCCATCGCCATGCAGATCCACAACGTGCGCAGCAAGACAGTCTATCTGAAGCTGGTGTCCGAGTATCTCAACAACTTCCTGCCCCTTGTTCCAGATGCCCGCATAGAGCCATTGCACTTTAGTGGCGGCGTTAAGGCTCCACAGCCACTGCCCGCCCAGGCATTGCAGCCGCAGAGGCAACCGCGCTACCTCAGGATCCCCAGCTCCTATCGCAATGGCGGTAACGTGTCGGGAGGCGGAGGCAGTCCGAATACAAGCGGTGGCAGCGGGAACACCTCACCGCAGTCGAACAGCCCAAATGCCAGTGCAAACAGGGCATACGCCTGGCGTTCCGAGAGTGTACTCCACTTTTTCGTGGACATCTGGCTGCGGTATGACATCGAGTCGGAGCACCACCTGCCCAGCAGCGATTTTGTGCGCGGCGTGCGTACCCTGGTTAAGCAGGTGCACTTCTTCGCCAATGGGGCTCAGCTGGATCACAGTTCGCTGTGCGCCCTGCGTAAGGTGTCCCTAAGCATGGTTAAGGCCAGGATATATGCATTTctgtgcggcttgatcgatcgCTGGCCTCTGGACAGTTCGCTGATGGTGGTGTTGGAGCTCTGGCTCAGTTACATCCAGCCCTGGAGGTatacaatggcggcgctgaaCAACAAGACGTAAGTACAAAATTATGAAGGTAAGAATTTAAGACCTCTGATAGATTTTCTTTTACCTCAGTCCTAGTCTTGCCTACAAGCCGCCTATTTTGTCCTGCTTCGATGGCTTTATCATGGACAATCTGATTATGTATACTCACATATTTATGCAAATGCTGCCGCACTTTGGGCGCTTGGACTATACCGTCTATCGAAACGCCTTTATGCTGTACCGCCTGGCTACAATGTTCGCCCAACATGACTTGGTAGAGCGATTACAGCGCTTTGAGCGTCTACATGCAGGCAACGCTTATGGCTTTGATTCGCCCCAGCGACAAGTCAACATGATGAGGTGGGTAGacacttataaatttaaagaacttttaaaattttccaaCAAACACTGTTTTTTATTCAGCAAATCCTTTTCACCTGGCTCGCAGTGGAACAATGTGGTTAACACAAACTCAACCAAGCTGTTTAGTCATTCCATGCAGAAGCAGATGGAGAGCTTTCTGTTCCTGATCAGCATGGCACGCAACTCGGTTCTGAGGGACATTGCTTCGTTGCGCAACGACATTGCTGAGAGGCAGCGGTCTCAGGGATTCCTCAAGAACTTCTTTAACAAGCTCTTCGGCGAGTGCACCCAGGATGAATTAACCCTGCGCGAGTTCAGTCGCATTCCGGAGGTTTTACGCCAATGCATCGATGCCTTCTGCCGAACGTTTAATGTAAGTTTGTTAGTTGAACATCTGAGTCTTTTGCTAATATAAGATTTTTGGATATGTAACCAGGTGGACCAAGCCAACCTGTCAATGCATGAAAACCTGCCAGAGGAACCTTGTCCGCCTGCCTCTACCACGGTGCAGAATTTCAGTTTCTTCGACACTAGCGACTCCTTGGACACCTCAAAGTTGAATCCTCACCAAATGTCGCTCAATGCGTCTAATATGCATGCCACCGTTGATCCCGCAACGCTGCCCATCCAGTCCAACGAAGTCAGATCGTTGGTGAGATTGCTGCACTTCATCTCTGACAACATTAACAAGAGGGTAAGGATTACTAAAATGACTTcttgtatttaatttaatggTCTCTAAACTATTTTAGTATGGCAGTCAAATACAAGCTTTTTATGTCCGTGACGATTACTGTGGAAAGGTTGCGCGGCAACTGCTGTATGCTCCAATGACAGAGCAGTGGTTTGACAAAAGCTCCGGTCAAGCAGACATATGCGAAAACTTGGTCCCTCCGCGAGTTTGCCTAAGGACTTTGGGTTCTTTTCCCGCTCTTATCACCATCGGCAGTGCCCTAATTTTTGGGCAACTGTTATGGGGCGCCCCAATCGTGGGTCTAATTCTTCTAGGCTCTGTGCTGCTAGTCTACACCTTGCTGCAGGCATTGTTTTCCTAGTTTAAAAGTTCCAAGTAGATA
This genomic interval carries:
- the LOC119562984 gene encoding sphingomyelin phosphodiesterase 4 — translated: MSQTMPPENLSTRLLTVLNLPLFDRVHELSILFDRCSLRQIQEIFPHVVHSIFGINGNPLGWGLRTTTLENNPLHFQTLHHFFGVCGPWMHLCHRLLLDQYKFDLDINLLPAKFVSMLQSGQNPQFYAELINIDAMMHQVATLSLNAFDFYVIHFVLYALQPLHSINPIAMQIHNVRSKTVYLKLVSEYLNNFLPLVPDARIEPLHFSGGVKAPQPLPAQALQPQRQPRYLRIPSSYRNGGNVSGGGGSPNTSGGSGNTSPQSNSPNASANRAYAWRSESVLHFFVDIWLRYDIESEHHLPSSDFVRGVRTLVKQVHFFANGAQLDHSSLCALRKVSLSMVKARIYAFLCGLIDRWPLDSSLMVVLELWLSYIQPWRYTMAALNNKTPSLAYKPPILSCFDGFIMDNLIMYTHIFMQMLPHFGRLDYTVYRNAFMLYRLATMFAQHDLVERLQRFERLHAGNAYGFDSPQRQVNMMSKSFSPGSQWNNVVNTNSTKLFSHSMQKQMESFLFLISMARNSVLRDIASLRNDIAERQRSQGFLKNFFNKLFGECTQDELTLREFSRIPEVLRQCIDAFCRTFNVDQANLSMHENLPEEPCPPASTTVQNFSFFDTSDSLDTSKLNPHQMSLNASNMHATVDPATLPIQSNEVRSLVRLLHFISDNINKRYGSQIQAFYVRDDYCGKVARQLLYAPMTEQWFDKSSGQADICENLVPPRVCLRTLGSFPALITIGSALIFGQLLWGAPIVGLILLGSVLLVYTLLQALFS